In Ostrea edulis chromosome 4, xbOstEdul1.1, whole genome shotgun sequence, a single window of DNA contains:
- the LOC125671273 gene encoding somatostatin receptor type 2-like: MDAFSNTTQNDSENFGTNKATDNTLVVVYTFIGVCGLFGNLLVIYVILNSPKMKTVTNMYIFNLALSDLIFLWHIIFVIITTIVKHWVFGEAMCKIYNVIASISMFSSILTLTSLSVDRYIAVCKPVISQKYRRPIRAVFVIIFIWVLSFLFSMAIILYSKRVPQKLDGKYSCQVDWPHVEFLPTYIIYTFIVGFAVPLCFIATFYTCVIIHMKRSGPANRQRSTEQRRNHRKVTYLVLAIILVYIICWLPYWVFQITLVVFSLYDTVVNNVAIFHVCTVLQFANSMVNPILYAFLSENFRNRFKEVFKCPCIFKERVRYILREGRENRMELDSLRRNASEQTEAETHQDDQRSNPHVEQKDNGGVYTGL; this comes from the coding sequence ATGGATGCGTTTAGTAACACAACACAGAATGATAGTGAAAACTTCGGCACAAACAAAGCAACAGACAATACTTTGGTCGTGGTTTATACCTTCATTGGCGTTTGTGGTCTGTTCGGAAACCTTCTGGTCATCTACGTCATATTAAATTCACCGAAGATGAAAACGGTAAccaatatgtacatttttaacCTAGCGTTATCAGATTTGATATTCTTATGGCAtatcatttttgtaattataacTACCATTGTAAAACACTGGGTATTCGGAGAAGCCATGTGTAAAATTTACAACGTGATTGCATCCATTTCCATGTTTTCCAGCATTTTGACGTTAACAAGTCTAAGTGTCGATCGCTACATAGCAGTTTGTAAGCCGGTTATATCACAAAAATATCGGAGACCAATAAGAGCTGTATTCGTGATCATCTTCATATGGGTTCTTTCATTTCTGTTCTCAATGGCAATCATTTTGTATTCGAAAAGAGTCCCTCAAAAGTTGGATGGGAAATATTCATGCCAAGTGGATTGGCCTCATGTAGAGTTTCTTCCAACTTACataatttatacatttattgtgGGATTTGCAGTTCCACTGTGCTTCATTGCTACATTCTACACTTGTGTTATTATTCATATGAAAAGATCAGGACCCGCCAATCGACAAAGATCAACAGAGCAAAGAAGGAACCACAGAAAAGTCACATATCTTGTATTGGCCATCATTTTGGTGTATATAATCTGTTGGCTACCATATTGGGTCTTTCAAATAACATTAGTTGTGTTCAGTCTGTACGATACCGTAGTTAACAACGTGGCAATATTCCATGTGTGTACAGTCTTACAATTTGCCAACAGTATGGTCAATCCTATTTTGTACGCTTTTCTGAGTGAAAACTTTCGAAATAGATTCAAAGAGGTATTTAAATGTCCTTGTATTTTCAAGGAACGCGTTCGATACATCTTACGGGAAGGAAGAGAAAACAGAATGGAACTTGATTCCTTGCGTAGAAATGCTAGTGAACAAACCGAGGCCGAAACCCACCAGGACGACCAACGCAGCAATCCGCATGTTGAACAAAAAGACAATGGGGGTGTTtacacaggtctatga